The Candidatus Nanohalovita haloferacivicina region GGTACTTATCTCCGGTAACAGGGTGATCGGCCTCATCAATTATTCTGAAAGCTACAAAGTCTCTGATAGCAGGATTCTTATGCTGCATATCTGTCTTGATCTTCAAGGTAGCTTCTCCTTCTTCAAAGAAGGCCTTTTCTTCCTCTTGATCCTCTTCTTCAGTTTCTTCATCTGCTTTATCTTCATTGTCTTCTTGAGGTTCCGATTCTTCGTCGGCCTCTTTTTCCTCTTCCTGTTCTTCTGTTTCTTCTTTGTTTTCTGCACGCATTTTCTTCCAGAGCTGCATGTTTTCCTCTGCGCTCTGATCTCTGTGTGGGCAGGCCTCTCCTTCTTCACGGTATTTGTGTCCTTCTTCCTGTGAGCACTGGCATACGTAGGCCTTGCCCATTTCGATAAGTTTTTCCGCGTATTCTATGTATGTATCAAAGTTTTTGGATGAGTAACGGACTTCGTCAGGCTTGTAGCCCAGCCATTCGTAGTCCTCTGCGTACATGTCGTATGCTTCTTTCAGAGGCCTTTTAGTGACTGGATCTGTGTCGTCGTACCTGAGAATTAGTTTGCCTTCGTATTTGTCCCGTAGCTCTCCGTTGATTGTCATTCCGCGGGCGTGGCCGATGTGTGGAGGGCCGTTGGGGTTTGGTGCGAATCTTACAACTATTTCTTCGTATTCTTCTGCGTTTTCAAGGTCTGGGATCGGGTCGTGTTCTTCCTCTTCTTTTTCCTCGAACTCGTAGGATTCAAGCTCTTCTTCCTGTTCTTCAAGGCTCATTTCGTTGATTTCTGCGCAGATTTCCTGTGTTTTCTGCGTTACTTCTCCCTTGTTTTCAAATTCTTCCTCTGCAAAAATCTTTCCAATTACTGCTCCTGGGTTGCATTCTCCGCCGTGATCAACAGCGTTCTTCAAAGCATATTTACGAGCTATCTCCTCGAGTTCCATACCTTTCACTGCGTAGAAAATTCCTATAAATTCAATCCCTATGGAAAGATAGTTTTAGTGAAGGCCTTACTCTTCATCGGAGATAAGAGTCCATTTCTTCTCCGCGGTCGAGTTATCTACAACCCAGAGATCTCCGTTCTCAAGTCTCAACCGGGTCTTCCTCAGGCCTACATCTTCCAGAACACCTTCTGTACCCTCGATAATCACGCGGTCGCCGGAGTTAAAGTCCGAGTCCTGTGCCAGGTATGCTCCAGCAACGGTATCAGCGATAACATCCTTCAACGCGAACGCTACACCAAGAGCTACAAAACCTGAGGCAGTACCCATTGAAGCCGCAATACCTGAGAAACCGAGCACGCTGAGAGTCATGAGAATGGCCCAGAACCACATGAAGAAACGGCCTGAATCCACAATAAGCTCAACTACAACAGGCTCCGAGTACCTCCGCGAGGCCGCAGATCTCAGAATATCCGATCCTGCTCTTATACCAATAACAGCCGCCAGCAGAAGAAGGCCTGCCTTGATTATTTTTATCCCAATCTCCGATACAGCAGCCTGAACCACAACAGGATCAATCATACTGAAAATTTACTTTTGCCTTCTTTTTACTCTTTGCAGCTTCCCAGAAAATTATTTCAGGCCTAGTTTCTTCTTGAATTCTTTGGCATTTTTTAGATGATTCTCGACTGTTTCATCGTTCATTCTGTCGAGTGTTGATGTCATGAAGCTCATTCTGTGAATATCTGAGATTTTTTCTCTGTGTTTGTTGATGAAGTTCCAGTAGAGGCCGTCCCAGTGGTCTTCCCAGTCTCCACCTTCGTAATGAGACATCTTGTTGATGTAGTTTGATGAGGAGATGTAGGGCTTGGTCATCATGTTTTCGTAGGCGTATTGGCTCATACCGTAGATGTTCGGCACCATCACCCAGTCATACGAGTCGATAAACATCTCCATAAACCAGTCATAGACTTCATCAGGATCGATCTCGAGAAGTAGCATCACGTTGCCGAGAACCATCAACCGCTCGATGTGGTGAGCATATGCATCATCCAATGCGTGACGAATAGAATCATCAACGGGTGGAAGGCCTGTACTTGCGCTGTAAAACTCTTCTGGCATCGAGTTATCCGCGTTCCAGAAGTTGGCTTCCCTCATCCCTGGCTCCAGCTCGTACATCGCCCGTATGAATTCTCGCCACCCGATGATCTGTCTCAGGAAACCTTCAAGAGAATTCATGGGGTAATCTTTCTCTTCATGGGCCTGTAGAGTTTTCTCTACTATTTCTTCCGGCGTCAAGAGGCCTAAATTGATTGAAGAGGATAGCAGAGAGTGGAAGCCGAACTTGAGGTCTGGATCAATCGCGTCCTGGTAGTCACCGAACTTCTCTAATCTATTCTCAAGGAAGTCTTCAAGATTTTTCAGGGCCTGTTCGCGTGTTGCCGGCCAGAAAAAATCCTCGATTTTCCCAGGATTTTCCGGAAAGTTTTCCTCCACGTATTCTTTCGCATCTTCGACGTGCTGAGAAGAAAACTGTGGTATCTCCGGTTTTTCAATATCTTCCGGCATTTTCTTCCTGTTTTCGGGATCGAAACTCCATTTGCCTCCTTCAGGCTTTCCTTCATCATCTACCAGTATGTTGAACTTTTTCCGCATCTGTTTGTAGTAGTTCAACTGGAAGTACTTGTGTGAAGAGAAGTATTTCTGGTTGAAATCCATCGAGGCCATGAAACCTGGGTTCTCCTCGAAAACTAGCTCGACATCGAACTTTTCCGCTAGGCCTTCCAGCTGGTTCCTAGCTTTGTGGTCTACAGGATTGTATATCCTGATTTTATCTTCTTTCTGGAAGATCTCGGCGATATCCTGGTCGTATTCGAAGTATTCGACGTTAAATTTCTCTGAGTAGGCCTTCATTGAGGCCCGGTGTAGTATTAGCTTTTTTCTGTGGAAGTTGAAGTCTGTGAAGTATCTTGAGTGCTCTACGAGGTATTTTATGTCTTCATCTACTGGTTCTGGGAAGAGCTGGTTTGGGAGGATGATGGAGGCCATACTGTAAGGTCTAATGCTGAGTTATTTGTCCTTTTTTGTTTCCTGTCTGGCCTTATCCCCAAACTGTTTTTCTTCTGATCGGCCGTCGTTAGTTTTTCTTTTTGGAGGTCTTATTCCCTGATTTTCTTGATTCTAATGCTGTTTCAGGCCTTGATTTCTGCAGTAAAGCTCTGTATCTATAGGGAAAAAGGTTTATAATTGATTTTGCAGAATTTCTGGCCTTGTTTTGATAAGTGAAAGGGTTACAGTTTGGTTTATGGATTCAACTCAAGCTAAGTTGCTTTTTCCAGTAGGTGCAGTACTGGAGTTTCTGGGAGCGCTGACATTAATCACCAACGATGGAGCCTTAATCTCCAAAGTTGATCTTGGATTTAGCATTCCAGCTATCCTGCCTGTAGAAGTTCAGGGGATAGGGCTCCTGGCTGCTGGAGGTCTACTAACGGCATTTGCCATAAAGGAGATAAGTAGCTAGTTAAAACCCTAGACTCCTTACAAAAATTCTCTTCTTTTATCTTTACGCTATGAGAAAATAGGCCTAAAATTTGAGCTTTATATCTAATAATGAGCGATCCAATTTATTCCAGCAAATTAAAAAGCATAGGCCCTTATTTTAGATGTATGAATACAAAACTGAAAGAGGCCATTCTCAGAGGCCTGTCTGCATCAGTTTTTTCGGCAGTAGCAACATATCTGGGCCTGAGAGCATGGATAACTCTAAGTATCAGTGTAGGGCCTGTGACAAAGCTTTACTCGCTGGTTGATGCGGCTACAGTTCTTGCAGCAGTGCTTGCCTTTTTCACTACGGCATTGGCATCGTATACTTCAATGGAGGAATGATTTTTATCGGGTTTAGAGAGATTTTAGAGAGACGTAAAATAGAACTTGCCGGGCTTCTATCCCTTCTAGTAGTTACAGTGTTGAATCAAATAGCCCGAACTCCGTTAATTTACATATTTACGGTAATTGGGCTTATAGCAACAGTTTATGTCTCTAAAAAGTTCAAGGCCCAGTTTAATGTCAAGCTTTTCTTCAAGAGGACCGAGGGCTGGAACTGGTGGTCAGGCGCATTTGCAGGGGTTCTGGCGTTCATGATGAGTACGTACGCCCAGACAATTGAAGCAGGATTTCCACAGGCCATGGCAGAGATTTCCGCAATCACAGTCTTCGTCACGCTGATGACCACGCTTTTGTACGGCTCAATCCTTCAGGACATCCAGAAAGAAGAAATAGAGTTATGAAAAAGGGAGAGTTTTGTTACGGATTCTGGTGTCAGTAAGTGAAGTTTATGTCGGCTCTCACCTGTAAATCTTCTTCGGCTGCTGATCCAAAGTACGAGAATCTTTTGATCTTGCCGTTACCTCTGGAGATCCATGCATAGGCCTTTGCCTCTTCAAAGCTTGACAGCTCCTGCTCGTCGTCCGTTGAGGCTTCATCATCGCTGACTACGTGGACCTCAAATATGTCTGCGTAATTTTCTAGGAGGTCTTCTTTGTCTGGCTGAATCTTAACGAGGATTTCCGAACTGTTTTCACCGGTTGTGCCAAGAACTGTACTGTTTCTAAAGTTAATTCTGTCGACCGCAGATACTGAAAGGCCTAACTCCTTCCTGCTTAAGGACTCAGATATTTTCTCCGAGCTATTTTCCATGTTAACAATTTCGGTTTCGGTTCTGTCAGGATAGGTTTCTATATTTTTCACAGGTTGAGGTGAATCTTTGGAGCTTTCTCCGAGACCGAAGCCGATACTGGTGATGGATGTAGTGTTCGAGTAGGATTTGTTGAAAACACCTTCAGAACTCAAATTTAATCTCATCGGAGCTACTGGTGTCCTCATCAAAACTTTGAACTCGGAGCTTATCTCGTAAACACTGTAATTCTGTGAAAAAGCATTATCAAGTAAAGAACCGGCAGATGAGTTAAAACTAATATCTTCATGGCCTGTATCAAAGTTTTTATTCAAGCTGGCATCGCCTCCTGAAATACAGCCGGATGTAGCCACAACCAGAACCAAAATACAGATAGGAAACAGTTTTCTTCGTTCCATAGACAAAAACATATTCTGCAAAAAATTTTTTCAATCAATTCCCTGGCCTAGAATCAATAACTCACATTTTTCAAAATCTGCCCAGAAACAAGTACATGGAAATCGATAACTCGGAAGAAAGAATCAGAAACATCCATCAGGATCTCCTAGATGTGTATGGAGAACAGAACTGGCACGACAACGACGACGGCGTCAGACAGCTTCTCATAACAATACTCTCACAGAACGTAGCAGATACAAATACTGCCAGAGCAGCGGAAAATCTGTTCAACGACTTCAAAGACTACAAAGAAATCGAAGAGACCTCTATAGAAAAACTAGCAGAATCCATCAATCCAGCAGGCCTTCCAGAGACAAAAGCCAAGAGAATACAGAGAACACTGAAGGCCTTGAGGGAGCATGGAGATTCTGAGGATTACTCTGTGGACTTTCTCGGCGAGATGGAGGATTCGGATGCGCAGGCCTGGCTTGAAGAGATCAAAGGTATCGGCCCGAAGACTGCAAGCGTTTTACTGAATTTTCACTTCGATGCGAACGTCATGCCTGTCGATACGCACGTGGAGAGGATTGCCAAAAGATTCAGGCTGATTCCATTTTCATCTTCAAATGGGAAGGCTCACGAATTACTGAATGAGGCCGTTCCTCACGAGATCAAGAACAGCTTCCACATGCTGATGATTGAACATGGGAAGAACAACTGCACAGCCAGAAATCCTACATGCGAAAATACAAAGCTGAAAAAGTACTGCAGCTACTACGAAAAAGTTATCGAAGGCGATTTAACGCCTGAAGAGTATCCTCCGGAGGCCTGGGAATAGATGGATCTTGAAGAGGCACTGGAGAACTGGTCATCCATCAAGAAGTTCACGGATGAAGAAATAGAGGAAGGGAAACTTGAGAAAATTTTCGACTTAACCACTAAGGCTCCGACAGCTTTCAATTTACAGCCGTACAGATTTATCGTTCTGGACTCGGAAGAAGCGAAAGAAAAGGCCGTAGACTCTGCGATACCGGTCAACAGATGGATCCAGTACGCCGACAAAATCGTGGTTCTAGTCGGAGATGAAGAAATAGATGTGAACGCCGATGAAGTCCTCAATCACAAGTTGGAGGAAGGAAAAATCGACGAAGAGAAAGCAGAAAATCTTCGAGACATGTACGAGAGGTACAAGGCCCGTGATGAAGAATTCATGACGGGCTGGCTAACGAGAAACACGATGATTCCGGCGACGTTCTTCATGCTGGCCTGTAAAAATTATGGGGTCGGCTCATGCCCTGTCAGAGGCTTCAGCCAGCCAAAACTATCGGAAAAACTGGATCTGAAAGATTCTGAAAGGCCTATTCTGTTGATTCCTATCGGCTATCCTAATGAAGAAGATAGGAACTGGCGGAGAAAAGGAGAAGAAATTTTTGAGATTCGCTGACTTTTTATTTTCTGACATCTGTCGAAGGCCTCGACAGGGTTTTTTATCTTAGAGGTGGTATTTGTTGGGTATGGATTTCAGGATTTGGGGAGGCCTTGTTTTTGTAGTGGTTGTTCTGGTTTCTGCTGGATTCTTGTTTTCTCAATCTTGGGAGAGAGGTTCCTCGGATCTTGTTAATGCAAGTTTTTCGGGTTCTTCAAGTGCGTGGGCGGTATTGGAGGTAGCTGATAATGATACTGAGAGGAGTGAAGGCCTTATGAATGTCTCGAGTATGGATGAGAGGAGAGGAATGCTCTTCGAATTTGAGGAAGAGGCCCAGAGAACTTTCTGGATGAAGAATACTCTTATTCCGCTGGATATGATTTTTCTGACTGAGGATAGAGATGTTATCAATGTTGAGACTGCTTATCCGGAACCGAATACAAGTGATGAGGATCTTGAGCGTTATAGCAGCGATGAGCCGGCAAAGTATGTTATAGAGGTTAATGCTGGGTTTGCAGAGAAGTATTCTATCGAGGAAGGTTCATCTGTAGAATGGAGTAAGTTGGAATAATTAAAAAGAAAATATGTGTGGAAGGCCTTTTTGGGCCTTTACTGGTCCAGGTTGATGCATTTGCCGTTTTCGCTGACGAAAACGTCGTCGCCTAGACTGTATCCTTCTTCTCTTGCGAGTTCTACGTAGTCGCCGAGTTTCTGGATTGTTCCGTGTGAAGGAATGATGTTGTCTGGCTGTAGGAAGTCGATGAAGTCTCTGTGGTCTTCCTTGTGTGCGTGACCTGTTGTGTGGATTCCTGGGTAGATTCTGACACCTTTCTCTCTCATTTTCTCTTCAAGCTCGTATCTGTTGGCTTCGTTGACTGGGCTTGGAATTACCTGTGAGGAGAAGATTACGTGGTCGCCTTCGTTGAAGTCGAATCCGTATGTTCCGGATGCGATCTTGTCAAGCTGTGCGCCTTTCTCTCCCTGGTTTCCTGTTGCAACGACAAGCCATTCGTCTCTTTCGCCGTCAACACGGCTCATCAGGTCGTCACATTCGTCGAAGTATGAAACTACTTCGATCTGGCTTGTGTCGATCAGGTCTAGTTCTTCTGCTGATTCAACGTATTCTCTGAGTGATCTTCCGACGAACGCGA contains the following coding sequences:
- a CDS encoding glutamate--tRNA ligase family protein, with product MELEEIARKYALKNAVDHGGECNPGAVIGKIFAEEEFENKGEVTQKTQEICAEINEMSLEEQEEELESYEFEEKEEEEHDPIPDLENAEEYEEIVVRFAPNPNGPPHIGHARGMTINGELRDKYEGKLILRYDDTDPVTKRPLKEAYDMYAEDYEWLGYKPDEVRYSSKNFDTYIEYAEKLIEMGKAYVCQCSQEEGHKYREEGEACPHRDQSAEENMQLWKKMRAENKEETEEQEEEKEADEESEPQEDNEDKADEETEEEDQEEEKAFFEEGEATLKIKTDMQHKNPAIRDFVAFRIIDEADHPVTGDKYRVWPLLDFQGAIEDHVMGTTHIVRGKELRASTKRQKFIYDYLDWDYPHIMYWGNVKISGFDAPVSTSTLTEMMEEGELDGWDDPRAPTLRALRKRGFQPEALQNFYIEMGVSEKDIEASTETLESHNRKIVDQEAERRFFVRNPVELEISGVPEDVEPHMARHPDQDLGTRNFELDRDGEKITVLVEEEDLEDGFLRLKGLCNIEIEGETAEYREGDHTEALDKDADIVHWAPSNADEAQVHMPDGEVKEGRIEPSEYDSNEVYQFERFGFVRCEEEGIFYFTHE
- a CDS encoding mechanosensitive ion channel family protein; this encodes MIDPVVVQAAVSEIGIKIIKAGLLLLAAVIGIRAGSDILRSAASRRYSEPVVVELIVDSGRFFMWFWAILMTLSVLGFSGIAASMGTASGFVALGVAFALKDVIADTVAGAYLAQDSDFNSGDRVIIEGTEGVLEDVGLRKTRLRLENGDLWVVDNSTAEKKWTLISDEE
- a CDS encoding cryptochrome/photolyase family protein, encoding MASIILPNQLFPEPVDEDIKYLVEHSRYFTDFNFHRKKLILHRASMKAYSEKFNVEYFEYDQDIAEIFQKEDKIRIYNPVDHKARNQLEGLAEKFDVELVFEENPGFMASMDFNQKYFSSHKYFQLNYYKQMRKKFNILVDDEGKPEGGKWSFDPENRKKMPEDIEKPEIPQFSSQHVEDAKEYVEENFPENPGKIEDFFWPATREQALKNLEDFLENRLEKFGDYQDAIDPDLKFGFHSLLSSSINLGLLTPEEIVEKTLQAHEEKDYPMNSLEGFLRQIIGWREFIRAMYELEPGMREANFWNADNSMPEEFYSASTGLPPVDDSIRHALDDAYAHHIERLMVLGNVMLLLEIDPDEVYDWFMEMFIDSYDWVMVPNIYGMSQYAYENMMTKPYISSSNYINKMSHYEGGDWEDHWDGLYWNFINKHREKISDIHRMSFMTSTLDRMNDETVENHLKNAKEFKKKLGLK
- a CDS encoding endonuclease III domain-containing protein yields the protein MEIDNSEERIRNIHQDLLDVYGEQNWHDNDDGVRQLLITILSQNVADTNTARAAENLFNDFKDYKEIEETSIEKLAESINPAGLPETKAKRIQRTLKALREHGDSEDYSVDFLGEMEDSDAQAWLEEIKGIGPKTASVLLNFHFDANVMPVDTHVERIAKRFRLIPFSSSNGKAHELLNEAVPHEIKNSFHMLMIEHGKNNCTARNPTCENTKLKKYCSYYEKVIEGDLTPEEYPPEAWE
- a CDS encoding nitroreductase family protein yields the protein MDLEEALENWSSIKKFTDEEIEEGKLEKIFDLTTKAPTAFNLQPYRFIVLDSEEAKEKAVDSAIPVNRWIQYADKIVVLVGDEEIDVNADEVLNHKLEEGKIDEEKAENLRDMYERYKARDEEFMTGWLTRNTMIPATFFMLACKNYGVGSCPVRGFSQPKLSEKLDLKDSERPILLIPIGYPNEEDRNWRRKGEEIFEIR
- a CDS encoding DUF192 domain-containing protein yields the protein MDFRIWGGLVFVVVVLVSAGFLFSQSWERGSSDLVNASFSGSSSAWAVLEVADNDTERSEGLMNVSSMDERRGMLFEFEEEAQRTFWMKNTLIPLDMIFLTEDRDVINVETAYPEPNTSDEDLERYSSDEPAKYVIEVNAGFAEKYSIEEGSSVEWSKLE